The Natrinema pellirubrum DSM 15624 region TCGAAATGGTTTTAACCGCAACGAGCCAAAGGGACCGATATAAGCGCCTCTGCGCGTGAGCTACAACAATGAGCGACCAACACCAGAACCTGGCCATCATCGGTCACGTCGACCACGGGAAGAGTACGCTCGTGGGGCGACTCCTCTACGAGACGGGGAGCGTACCCGAGCACGTCATCGAACAGCACCGCGAAGAAGCCGAAGAGAAGGGTAAGGGCGGCTTCGAGTTCGCCTACGTCATGGACAACCTCGCCGAGGAGCGAGAGCGTGGTGTCACCATCGACATCGCCCACCAGGAGTTCTCGACGGACGCCTACGACTTCACAATCGTCGACTGTCCGGGCCACCGAGACTTCGTCAAGAACATGATCACCGGGGCCTCGCAGGCCGACAACGCGGTCCTCGTCGTCGCCGCCGACGACGGTGTCGCGCCCCAGACCCAGGAACACGTCTTCCTGGCTCGTACCCTCGGTATCGACGAACTCATCATCGGCATCAACAAGATGGACATCGTCGACTACGAGGAGTCGACGTTCGACGAGGTCGTCGAGGAAGTCAACCAGCTGCTCAAGCAGGTTCAGTTCCAGACCGACGACGCCTCGTTCATCCCGATCTCGGCGTTCGAAGGCGACAACATCGCCGAGAAGTCCGACAACACGCCGTGGTACGACGGCGAAACCCTGCTCGAGGCCCTGAACGACCTGCCGGAGCCGGAGCCGCCGACGGACGCGCCGCTTCGACTCCCGATCCAGGACGTCTACACGATTTCGGGTATCGGTACCGTCCCTGTCGGACGTATCGAGACCGGCCTCCTCAACACCGGCGACAACGTCTCCTTCCAGCCCAGCGACGTGGGCGGCGAGGTCAAGACGATCGAGATGCACCACGAAGAGGTGCCCAAAGCAGAGCCCGGTGACAACGTCGGCTTCAACGTCCGCGGCATCGGCAAGGACGACATCCGACGTGGTGACGTCTGTGGCCCCGCCGACGACCCGCCAAGCGTCGCCGAGACGTTCCAGGCCCAGGTCGTCGTCATGCAACACCCCAGCGTGATCACGGCCGGCTACACCCCGGTCTTCCACGCTCACACGGCTCAGGTCGCCTGTACGATCGAGTCGATCGACAAGAAGATGGACCCCTCGAGCGGCGAGGTCGCCGAGGAGAACCCCGACTTCATCCAGTCGGGCGACGCTGCCGTGGTCACCATCCGACCGCAAAAGCCCCTCAGCATCGAACCGTCCAGCGAGATCCCCGAACTCGGGAGCTTCGCCATCCGCGACATGGGTCAGACCATCGCCGCCGGCAAGGTCCTCGAAGTCCACGAGAAAGAATAAATGCAGCAAGCACGCGTTCGACTCGCGGGCACGAGTCCAGACGACTTAGACGACATCTGCGACGACGTCCGCGAGATCGCGAACAACACCGGCGTCAACCTGAGCGGTCCGATCCCGCTGCCGACGAAGACCCTCGAGGTGCCGACCCGGAAATCGCCTGACGGCGAGGGCACTGCGACGTGGGAGCACTGGGAGATGCGCGTCCACAAGCGCCTGATCGATCTGGACGCCGACGAACGCGCACTCCGACAGCTCATGCGCATTCAGGTGCCGAACGACGTCTCGATCGAGATCGTCCTCGAAGACTGACGATCCGATCGCGACTCGAGAGCGAGTTTCACGTTTTCGCCGTTCCCGTTCGACCAGCGGCCGCTGTCTCGATCGGTATCCGAGAGGGCCCGCACTGACCGTCGACACCACACCAGTAAGCGCCGGGACTTTTGCCCACCGCCGTCCTGACTCTCCTCATGGCCCGTCCCTCCACGTCCCAATCGACGATCGACCTGCGACCCGACGCCGGGAGCGAGGAGTCGGGACCCCGCTCGAGTAGCGCCGTCCTCGAGGTGCTTGCCGTCTTCGTCCTGGTCTTCGTCATCCAGGGGCTGACCGCGCTGGTCGGCGTGATGGGAACGTTCTTCGTCCTCAGACCGCCGCTGGCCGCCGACCCGTGGACGATCGTCACGAGCGTCTACGCCCACGACGGCCTCGGCCACCTCGTCTCGAACGGCCTCGCTCTGATCGTCTTCGGCTGGCCGGTCGCGCGAGCGACGACGCGGGCCCGCTTTCACGCCTTCGTCGCCGTGACGGGCGCGACCGCTGGCACTGCCCAGATCGTCCTCACGCGACTGCTCGCGTCGGTACCGCTGCTCCCCGTCGCGCCCTCGCCCGGCGTCCTCGGGGCCAGCGGTGCCGTCTTCGCCCTGCTGGGCTATCTCCTCGCGTCGAACCGCCTCTCGAGCGGCCTGGGCTCGCTCGTCGACGTCCCGCCCTGGCTGTCGGCGCTTGTCGTCATCGGCCTCGCGGTCGCGGTCACCGTCGCAACCGCCTCGCCCGGCGTCGCGCTGCTGGCACACTTCGTCGGCTTCCTCGTCGGTGCCGTCGCCGGACGGGCGCGCCTTCTCGCGGTCGGGTCGAGTGACGGCTCGGACGCCACGAGGATTTGAACTCCGAGCAGGGCCGTCTCCCGGTGACCGACGTGGATCGCGACGGCCGTCGTTTCGTGCCGTCGCACCGAGGGGCCCCCGATCACGACAATCTCGTTTCTCGAGCGACGATCCGGCTCGAGCCACGACCGTGGTGGTGTGTCCCGATCCCGCTTCGAAACACAAGCCTCAAATAGAAACCACGGATATGAACGTTCGAGGGCTCGTAGATCAGTGGTAGATCGCTTCCTTCGCAAGGAAGAGGCCCGGGGTTCAAATCCCCGCGAGTCCATCCCCCTGTTTTGACATTTCGAGCTATCCGCTGAGTTGCATCGGTAGCGCTCGAGCAAACAGTTTGCTCTTCGACTCCTGTCGGAAACAAACGGGCAAAATCCGAGTGATTCCGCCGAAATCAACCGGGCTGACGCTGTCCGTCGATTAGACCGAAGGAAATCGGGGTGGTTCGCGTGAGTGCCTTCCAGTCACCATCAGACGGCGGACCTCTCGACTTCCTGACTGAACGCGACGGCGGCACGGAGTCGTGGGCTCGAGCGGACCCACGCGAGGCGTTGATCGAGTCGTTCGGCCGGTTCGGGTCCAAGGTCACGCTCAGGGGCGGCGAGAGCGTCCACTACTGCGAACGCGGGATCGAGGACAGCGAATAATCGGCAGTGGGACTGCAGGACTGGGAGTGCCACGACGGCCTGTGCGCCCATCTCTGCACGCTTCGCGAGGCCGACTTCCTCGAGCCGCTGATGTGGCGTCGACCGACGGTAGTCCCAACGAGGAACACGAAGTGTGAACGCGACCGGTAGAATCGTCGGTGGTGGAACACTGTCACAGTCACGTTCGGTGACTGGGACGACCGCTCTGCTGAGTTCGTTCGACTCGCTCTATTGCAGGGGCTATGTCCCCTGTGGAAAATCAACTGGTATTGGAGATCTACGACACACTGTTCTTTTGATAATAGGAACGTACTGTTTCAGGCCGTATACAGGCACTCAATTCTTATACTACAGCTGATCGTATCGGCTTCCTCGGATGAACCGAAGGCACGTCGTACGGTTAGCCGCACTGGGGGGGCTCACGATCCCACTCGCTGGTTGTTCGAATCAGGCAACTGGCAATGGGGACTCGTCTGACGACGACGGAGACGACACGGACGAGGACGAAGAACCGGTGGCAGAGCCAGACGACCAGGAGTTCTCCGGAACTGGAAACGATGTTATCGCGGACGTCCCGATCGAGGGCGGCCTCACCATCATCGAGGCTCTGCACGAGGGAGGGGGTGATTTCGGGGTCCGCCTCATTCCCGGTGACGACGGGTCCGGCACGCTGTTTGCCGACTCATCGGGTGCATATACTGGGGAAACGGCTCGAGATCTCGACGAAGGGGCATACGAACTCAGCGTCGTCGCCGACGGCACCTGGGAAGTAACGATCAGGCAGCCACGTGATACGAGCGGGGAAAACCCACCGCTCTCCATCAGCGGCAGCGGAAACGAAGTCCACGGCCCGTTCGAGTTCGATGGCACCTACCAGCCGTCCGGTGACCTCGATGGAGGGCGCATCAGTGTCAATATCCTCTCGTCGACGGGAGACTCCCGACAATTCGTCTTCAACGAGAGTAGCATCGCCAGTCCATCTCGGTTCCAGTACGAGGATGCTGGCTATATCGAAGTCAAATCTGATGGTGAGTGGTCAGTCGAGATCGAATAACCGTTACCCAGTCGATTTTACCGACCACTACTTTCCGCTGGGCAGTGTATAGCACCAGTCGCTGACCGATTCGACAGAGCCACTGCGATCGTCGGTTCCCGGTCCAAGTGGGACCACTGTCGACTCGACGAGGCCGGTGTACTCGTCCTTGTAATCGGGACGGACCGTCCGGTCGTACTCCGGCGCGTTGCAACGAGCAACTCGCCGCCATCTATCCGGTCGCGCTCGAGCCATGGTATCGTCCTGTTGGCCGTCGTTACTGTCCTCGACCCGGGACGGAATGGAGAGACTACCAAATAGGGTGCCCCGTCTGTCGTCGATCAATGGCACAAGGGACCGGCGGCGAAGCGCGCTCGAGACTCCGTCGCGTCGGGGCGGTGCTGTCCGAACACGTCAGCCCCACGGTCGATGCGGACTCGAGCCTCGAGATCGAAGTCGTCGATTCGGTCGCGGAGGTCGGCCGAGAGCGCTGGAACGGGCTGGTCGAGCGCTCGAGTCGGGGGAGCGTCTTTCATCGCTACGAATGGCTCGCGGCGGTCGAGTCGGGGCTTGGGTATCCGGCCCGACATCTCGTGGTGCGAAAGGACGGGAACGTGATCGGTTGTCTGCCGAACGTCGTCGTCGGGATCGAGAAGACGCCGTTCAAGCGGCTTTCGTCGGCCTATCCTGGCTTCGGCGGACCGCTGTTGCCGACGGACACGATGGACGCGCTCGAGCGGGTACTCGATGCGGTGCCGTCGCACTGTGGCGGGCGGACGATCGTCCACCAGATTCGGGGACTGGACGCGGGATATCTGCGGTACAACGATCCGCTGCAGGAGCGGGGGTATCGCCCGTATCGGCGCGAGTGTCGGTTCCTGCTGGATCTGACGCAGGGTCACGACGCGATCCGTTCGGGCATGAGTCGGACTCGGCGACGGGGGATCGAACACGGCGAGGACGGCGACTACGAGATCGTCGCGGAGGACATCACCCGCGGGAACCTCCGGCGGTTCCACCGCACGTACGAACGGGTCATGGACCGCGTCGGCGCAGCGGCCTACCCGTTCTCCTTTTTCGATGCGCTCCGTCCGATGGCCGACCGGCTCCTCCTGCTGACGATCCGGATCGACGGCGAGTACGCCGGCGGGATGCTCGAGATCCTCGACGACGAGCGGGACGCAGTTCATGGCTTTTTCGCGGCTGTGCCGCGGGAGTACTTCGACGATCACGCGTCGGAACTGCTCTACGATCGGGTGTTCCAGTGGGGAATCGATCATGGCTACGAGACCTACGACTTCGGGAGTACGACCACGGACTTCACGGACGGCGTCTTCCGGTTCAAGGAGAGTTTCGGCGGACGGGCCGTCCCGGTCCTCGTCTGGGAGCGGGGCTGTAGTCCCCTCTGGCGACTGGTGAAGATCGGCCGGTCGCTGTACTGGCCGTACTACACCTGAATCGGGGTCCGAAAGCGCACCCGATTCGGTGCGAGGACTCCTATGATGGGGCGCTTCCCGTCGATCGTTTAGCCCGCTTAGTTTGTCGTTCAAATAATCCATTCAAACGCATAACTGTTATTTATGATGGGTTCGTAATCCAATAGCATGCGATACGTGACATACGTTATCACGCCACCACGGGGGTACTTCGATCGGGGTGCGGAGCGTCTCCGGGAACTTGGGGTCACGTTCGATGCCGTTCGGAACGTCGAGCAACTCGACGACGGGACGATCATGACACAGAAAGTACTGCGGGGGGATCGGGCCGTCGCCGAGCGGGCACTCGAAGAGACGGGGCCGACGGTCGTCGACTACCAGTTGACCGACGCCGGCGATAGGTCGATCCTTCAACTCCACTACGAGCCGAGCGACCTCACGCGGGAGTTACGGGCGATACACGACCGACATGCGGTGTTGCTCGACTACCCGCTCGAGTACACCGGGCCGGCAAACCGGAGCCTCCGCGTCTCGGAGATCGGCCGCGAGGACGCACTCCGTCGTCTCATCGAGGAGACGCGGGCGATCGTCGACGTCGAAATCGAGCGACTCGGCAGCTACGATCCGTCCGCCGAACGGCCCTTTACCGAACTGACCGATCGCCAGCGGGAGGTGTTACGCGTCGCCGTCGAGGAGGGATACTACGAGGAGCCCCGGCAGGTCACCTACGGGGATATCGCCGCCCGGCTGGACTGTTCTGCGGGAACGGTCGGCCAACACCTCCGCCGGATCGAAGCCCGGCTCATGTCGTCGCTCATCAGCGGCGACGCCGAACGGGCGGCCGAGACCGACGGGCACCCCGATCCTCCGGCGACTGGCCCGTCCCGATAGCCGACCGTCGCGCTCGAGCGGGGACGGTCGTCCCAGACTCGGCCGGTCGCCGAAGTCGAGCGCCACCGGACGCGGCCGGCGAGCCGGTTGGTACGGTGCCGCGTCACCCGCCAGTATCAGCGGGTCTCTCGTCTCGGACAGCGGCCATCGTTACGGCCAGCGTCGAGCCGACGAGAGCCGTACTCAGCGCCGTTCCGACGAACGGAACGAGTCCTAACAGCCACGCCGCGAGGCCGAAACAGACGACGAGCGCGAGCAGCCGCCAGCCGATCCCGCGGGTCGCACGAGCGCTCCGGGCGAGCGCGGCGGCCGGCCCCGACCCGGTGACGACGAACGCGGGCGCGGGGAAGAACCGCACGAACGCGGCGAAGAGGGGGACTGCGAGTATCACGCCGACGACGAGCCCGACGTCGCCGACGGAGCCGACCGCCCGCCCGACCGCATCGAACAGGACGATCAGTCCGAGATACGCCAGCCATCGCCGTCCCCACTGTCGCCAGCTCCAGCCGTCGTCGCTCTCGAGCGTTCGCGCGATGGTCGCGGTTCCGGCGGCCGCGACGACCGCCACCGCGAGCGCCTCGAGGCCGACCGCCCAGGCGAGGTAGGGGAGTTTCAGGTCGATGAGCGCCCCGAGCGAGCGGGCCGTGTCCGGGACGCCGGTCGGGTAGCCGGCGTATTCGATCCCGATCGAGACGTCGTCGCCGGTGACCAGCGTCGGAATCGGGTCCCACCGCCGGAGCCGGTCGAGGAGCGCGAGGACGAGCCCGGCCACGGTAAACGGCACCAGCAGCGCCGGATCGCGCCGGAGACGCGGTATCGCGCCGGCGATCCCGGTCGGCGGCGTGTCGGTATCGTCGGTATCGGTCTCAGAGGCCGCCTCGTCGGTCGTTGCCGGTGTCGCCGAGTCGTCGCTGCTGGTCGGCTCCCGTTTCCGTCCGTCGTCGCTCTCGTCGTCACTCATGGTCTCCCTCCAGCGCGAGGACGCGGTCGCCGTCGACGACGTAGAGAACGCCGTCGCCGACCGCCGGTTGCGAGAAGAACCAGTCGGTTTCGCGGGTGAACCGCCGGTCACCCGTCGCGGCGTCGAGGATCATGAGGTCGTAGCCGCCGGTCACGTAGACGACGCCGTCCGCGACGACGGGGGCCGCTTCCCGGGTGAACGCCAGCGTCCACTCCTCGGTCCCCGTCTCGAGATCGCGTGCGTGGAGCGACTCGGTACCGTCCGCGAAGAACACCCGGCCGTCGGCGACGGCGGCCGCGCCGCCGGTCGCGTTGCCCGCGAGATCCCGCGACCAGCGAACGTCGCCGTTCGCCTCGTAGACTGTGAGGCCGTCTCGAGTCGGGACGACGACCCCGTCGGCCGTCGCCGTCGGCGGGAGTACCATCTGCTCGTCGAGTTCGTCCTCCCACACGACGTCGCCCGTTTCGGCGTCGAGAGCCCGGACCTGCGACGGCCAGCCGGTGACGAAGACGGTCCCGTCTCCCACTGCCGGCCGTCGGACGGTCACGCTGAACTCGTCGCCGGCGTCGAGCCGTCGCCGCCACTGCTCGCTGCCGTCGGTGGCCCCGAGCGCGACGATCTCGCCGCGGTCGGGGGCGGCGACGTACACCGTCCCGTCCGCGGGGACCGGCGGCGGGCTCTCGAGCGCGTTCGTGGGCGGTGACGAGGGGGACGGCCCCGGCCCGCGCCACCGGGTCGCACCGAACTGGACGCCGAACGCCCGGAGGCCGCCGCCGGCGTTCAGTCCGGCGATGCCGTTGTCCGTACTGACCGTCAGCGTTCCGGTCCGGTAGATCGAGGGGGAGACGTAGGCGGGACTGGAGCGGAACGTGCTGTCGTACGAGAACCGCTCGTCGCCGCCCGCGGCGTCGAACGCGGTGAGGTTCTCGTTGCCAGCATAGACCGTCTCGTCGACGACCACGGGCGGCGTGACCGCGAAGCCGCCGGTGTCCGCGAGTCGCCCCTCCCACGCGAGCCGTAGGTCGTCTTTCGGACCCACCGCGTCGGGGCTGTGGCCGGTTCCGGCGGCGTCGTAGCGGGCCATCGGCCAGTCGATCGTCGCGGCGTCGGCTCGATCGTCGACGGCCGCGTAGCCGCCGAAGAGGCCGCCGACCCCGAGAACGCCGCTCGCGAGCGCCTGTCGTCTGGAGGGCATTCCACTGAACCTGTAAGTTCAATAAATAAATACGTTCACATTTCGATCCGATCGGACCACGGAGCCGGGCCGCGGTTTCGGACTCGTCGGGGAACGCGTCGCGTCCCATCGGTGGCCGCTTCGAAATCCTTTTAGGCGCTACACGGGGATAGTAGGGTAACTGAGTGATATCATGGACGTCGACATCATCTCCGAAACGGAGAACCCCATGTTGCATCGGACCGACGTGACCTTCGAACTCTCCCACGAGGACGCGACTCCCGAGCGACTGCAGGTTCGGGACAGTCTGGCCGCGAAGCTGAACAAGGACGCCGACGAGGTCGTCATCCGCAAGCTCGACACCAAGTTCGGGATGCGCAAGACCGTCGGACAGGCCAAGGTCTACGAGACCGCAGACGACGCCCGTGACGTCGAGCAAGACCACATGCTCGAGCGGAACAAGATCGGTGCCGACGAGGAGGCCGACGCCGAGGCAGAACCGGAGGAAGCCTAAATGGCTCGCTACGAACTCTACAACGACGATGGGAGTACGGAGCGCGAACAGTGCCCCCGCTGCGGTGACGTGTTCCTCGCCGACCACGGCGACCGCAAGCACTGCGGGAAGTGCAGTTACACCGAGTGGGAGTAAGGCGATGTGCCGAGCGACCGCGAGGCACATCGAAACGCGAGCGGGACGTGAAACGACCCGCAAGCGCGCGGTCACCCGGCCGTAGCGGGATGTCTCGACCGCCGATGACTACCCGTTTTCAGCCGTGACTGACACCCGCATCCTCGGTATCGAGGGCACCGCCTGGGCCGCCAGCGCGGCCGTCTTCGACGCCGCACGCGACGACGTGTTCATCGAGAGCGACGCCTACCAGCCCGAGAGCGGCGGCATTCACCCACGGGAAGCCGCCGAACACATGCACGAGGCCGTCCCCCGCGTCGTCGAACGCGCCCTCGAGTACGCCCGCGAGACCCACGACGGCCCCGCGAGCGAACCGCCGGTCGACGCGGTCGCCTTCTCTCGCGGGCCCGGCCTAGGCCCCTGTCTGCGGGTTGTCGGGACCGCCGCCCGCGCGCTGAGCCAGGCGCTTTCGGTGCCGCTGGTCGGCGTCAACCACATGGTCGCCCACCTCGAGATCGGTCGTCACACCTCCGGGTTCGACGCGCCGGTCTGTCTGAACGCCAGCGGCGCGAACGCGCACCTGCTGGCCTACCGCAACGGGCGCTATCGCGTCCTCGGCGAGACGATGGACACCGGCGTCGGCAACGCCATCGACAAGTTCACGCGTCACGTCGGCTGGTCCCACCCCGGCGGGCCGAAGGTCGAGGAGGCGGCGAAGGAGGGCGACTACGTCGACCTGCCCTACGTCGTCAAGGGGATGGATTTCTCCTTCTCGGGCATCATGAGCGCTGCCAAGCAGGCATACGACGATGGCGTCCCCGTCGAGGACGTCTGTTACTCCCTGCAGGAGAACATCTTCGGCATGCTGACCGAAGTCTCCGAACGCGCCCTCTCGCTGACCGGCAGCGACGAACTCGTCCTGGGCGGCGGCGTCGGACAGAACGACCGCCTGCGCGAGATGCTCGGGGAGATGTGCGCCCAGCGCGGGGCCGAGTTCCACGCCCCCGAGCCGCGGTTCCTGCGGGACAACGCGGGGATGATCGCCGTGCTAGGTGCGAAGATGTACGACGCCGGCGACACGCTCGCGCTCGAGGATTCGCGCGTCGACCCGGACTTCCGGCCGGATCAGGTAGCCGTCACCTGGCGCTCCGATGAGCCGGACCTCGCAGCCGGTCGCGGCGCGGCCGATGCGGGCGACCAGCAGGTCCGCGGTGCCGAGGCGCTGGTCGACCTCGAGCCCGCGGCCGGCCGCGTCACGAAGCGCCGCGAGGCAAAGACCTATCGCCACCCCGAACTCGACGACCGGCTGCGTCGCGAGCGGACGACGCTGGAGGCCCGACTGACGAGTCTGGCCCGCCGCGAGGGGGTGCCGACGCCGGTGCTGTCGGACATCGATCCCCACGAGTCTCGGTTGGAACTCGAGTACGTCGGCGAGCGGGACCTCCGCGCGGCGCTGACGGCTGCGGGCGTTCGTGACGTCGGCCGGCACCTCGCGCGGCTCCACCGGGCGGGGTTCGTCCACGGCGATCCGACGACGAGAAACGTCAGGGTCGACGGGGACCGAACGTATCTCATCGACTTCGGGCTCGGCTACCACACCGACCACGCCGAGGACTACGCGATGGACCTCCACGTCTTCGACCAGAGTCTCGTCGGGACCGCCGACGACCCCGAACCGCTGCGCGAGGCGGTCCGTGCGGGGTATCGCGAGGTCGGCGAGGAGCGCGTCCTCGAGCGCCTGCGAGCGGTCGAAGGCCGGGGCCGGTACCAGTCGGACGCGTAAGGTGGGGCGGTCCGGCCGCCGGCGGCCGATCTCGGTGACGGCACCAGCACACAATCCCTTTATCGGGGGACAACGTATCACCGAGCATGGCAGACAAGTCGACATCCGGTGAGATCCTCGGGGTACCGTACAACTTCGAACGACCGAGCATCAGTCGCATGCTCTCGTCGTACTGGCAGCCCGGCGAGGGGATGCTCGTCGAGAAGCCCTTCGGGGTCGGCTACACCCTGAACCTCGCCAACTGGCGCTCGTGGATCGTCGTCGCCGTCGCCGGTGCGCTGCTCTGGCAGCAGGAACAGGGCGCGTCCGGGGACGACGAGGAGTCGGTCGACGAGCCCGTCGAGGTCATCGTCGACGACACCGACGACTGAGACGGTTTCCTGTACCGATTTACCGGTTCGACCGTAGACCGTGTCGCGGTCGCACCGGAAATGACGTACAGCAGACCGCATGACCGGCGCGAACCGTCCTTTTCGCGGCCGCTCCGAGCGACGAGCGACTGCGCCGTCGCTCAGCGATCGACTTCGCCCATGATACAGTCGAGGCTCCCGATCGCCGCGATGAGGTCGGCGACGTACTCGCCGCGTGCGATCTCGGGCAGCGCCGAGAGGTTCGAGAAACACGGGCTGCGGATCTTGAACCGCGCCGGCGTCTCGGTGCCGTCCGACCGAATGTAGATCCCGAGTTCGCCTTTCGCGCCCTCGACGGCGCGGTAGCTCTCGGCGTCGGTTTCGGGCTTGAGCGTTCTGGGGACGTTGCTCTGGACGGTGCGTTCGTCAGTGGGCCAGTCCACAAGCAGGTCGAGACACTGATCGACGATCTTCGCCGACTCCTCGAT contains the following coding sequences:
- the tuf gene encoding translation elongation factor EF-1 subunit alpha, whose product is MSDQHQNLAIIGHVDHGKSTLVGRLLYETGSVPEHVIEQHREEAEEKGKGGFEFAYVMDNLAEERERGVTIDIAHQEFSTDAYDFTIVDCPGHRDFVKNMITGASQADNAVLVVAADDGVAPQTQEHVFLARTLGIDELIIGINKMDIVDYEESTFDEVVEEVNQLLKQVQFQTDDASFIPISAFEGDNIAEKSDNTPWYDGETLLEALNDLPEPEPPTDAPLRLPIQDVYTISGIGTVPVGRIETGLLNTGDNVSFQPSDVGGEVKTIEMHHEEVPKAEPGDNVGFNVRGIGKDDIRRGDVCGPADDPPSVAETFQAQVVVMQHPSVITAGYTPVFHAHTAQVACTIESIDKKMDPSSGEVAEENPDFIQSGDAAVVTIRPQKPLSIEPSSEIPELGSFAIRDMGQTIAAGKVLEVHEKE
- the rpsJ gene encoding 30S ribosomal protein S10, yielding MQQARVRLAGTSPDDLDDICDDVREIANNTGVNLSGPIPLPTKTLEVPTRKSPDGEGTATWEHWEMRVHKRLIDLDADERALRQLMRIQVPNDVSIEIVLED
- a CDS encoding rhomboid family intramembrane serine protease translates to MARPSTSQSTIDLRPDAGSEESGPRSSSAVLEVLAVFVLVFVIQGLTALVGVMGTFFVLRPPLAADPWTIVTSVYAHDGLGHLVSNGLALIVFGWPVARATTRARFHAFVAVTGATAGTAQIVLTRLLASVPLLPVAPSPGVLGASGAVFALLGYLLASNRLSSGLGSLVDVPPWLSALVVIGLAVAVTVATASPGVALLAHFVGFLVGAVAGRARLLAVGSSDGSDATRI
- a CDS encoding lipid II:glycine glycyltransferase FemX, yielding MAQGTGGEARSRLRRVGAVLSEHVSPTVDADSSLEIEVVDSVAEVGRERWNGLVERSSRGSVFHRYEWLAAVESGLGYPARHLVVRKDGNVIGCLPNVVVGIEKTPFKRLSSAYPGFGGPLLPTDTMDALERVLDAVPSHCGGRTIVHQIRGLDAGYLRYNDPLQERGYRPYRRECRFLLDLTQGHDAIRSGMSRTRRRGIEHGEDGDYEIVAEDITRGNLRRFHRTYERVMDRVGAAAYPFSFFDALRPMADRLLLLTIRIDGEYAGGMLEILDDERDAVHGFFAAVPREYFDDHASELLYDRVFQWGIDHGYETYDFGSTTTDFTDGVFRFKESFGGRAVPVLVWERGCSPLWRLVKIGRSLYWPYYT
- a CDS encoding helix-turn-helix domain-containing protein; the encoded protein is MRYVTYVITPPRGYFDRGAERLRELGVTFDAVRNVEQLDDGTIMTQKVLRGDRAVAERALEETGPTVVDYQLTDAGDRSILQLHYEPSDLTRELRAIHDRHAVLLDYPLEYTGPANRSLRVSEIGREDALRRLIEETRAIVDVEIERLGSYDPSAERPFTELTDRQREVLRVAVEEGYYEEPRQVTYGDIAARLDCSAGTVGQHLRRIEARLMSSLISGDAERAAETDGHPDPPATGPSR
- a CDS encoding PQQ-binding-like beta-propeller repeat protein; amino-acid sequence: MPSRRQALASGVLGVGGLFGGYAAVDDRADAATIDWPMARYDAAGTGHSPDAVGPKDDLRLAWEGRLADTGGFAVTPPVVVDETVYAGNENLTAFDAAGGDERFSYDSTFRSSPAYVSPSIYRTGTLTVSTDNGIAGLNAGGGLRAFGVQFGATRWRGPGPSPSSPPTNALESPPPVPADGTVYVAAPDRGEIVALGATDGSEQWRRRLDAGDEFSVTVRRPAVGDGTVFVTGWPSQVRALDAETGDVVWEDELDEQMVLPPTATADGVVVPTRDGLTVYEANGDVRWSRDLAGNATGGAAAVADGRVFFADGTESLHARDLETGTEEWTLAFTREAAPVVADGVVYVTGGYDLMILDAATGDRRFTRETDWFFSQPAVGDGVLYVVDGDRVLALEGDHE
- a CDS encoding 30S ribosomal protein S24e, whose product is MDVDIISETENPMLHRTDVTFELSHEDATPERLQVRDSLAAKLNKDADEVVIRKLDTKFGMRKTVGQAKVYETADDARDVEQDHMLERNKIGADEEADAEAEPEEA
- a CDS encoding 30S ribosomal protein S27ae, whose translation is MARYELYNDDGSTEREQCPRCGDVFLADHGDRKHCGKCSYTEWE
- a CDS encoding bifunctional N(6)-L-threonylcarbamoyladenine synthase/serine/threonine protein kinase — encoded protein: MTDTRILGIEGTAWAASAAVFDAARDDVFIESDAYQPESGGIHPREAAEHMHEAVPRVVERALEYARETHDGPASEPPVDAVAFSRGPGLGPCLRVVGTAARALSQALSVPLVGVNHMVAHLEIGRHTSGFDAPVCLNASGANAHLLAYRNGRYRVLGETMDTGVGNAIDKFTRHVGWSHPGGPKVEEAAKEGDYVDLPYVVKGMDFSFSGIMSAAKQAYDDGVPVEDVCYSLQENIFGMLTEVSERALSLTGSDELVLGGGVGQNDRLREMLGEMCAQRGAEFHAPEPRFLRDNAGMIAVLGAKMYDAGDTLALEDSRVDPDFRPDQVAVTWRSDEPDLAAGRGAADAGDQQVRGAEALVDLEPAAGRVTKRREAKTYRHPELDDRLRRERTTLEARLTSLARREGVPTPVLSDIDPHESRLELEYVGERDLRAALTAAGVRDVGRHLARLHRAGFVHGDPTTRNVRVDGDRTYLIDFGLGYHTDHAEDYAMDLHVFDQSLVGTADDPEPLREAVRAGYREVGEERVLERLRAVEGRGRYQSDA
- a CDS encoding DUF5808 domain-containing protein, with product MADKSTSGEILGVPYNFERPSISRMLSSYWQPGEGMLVEKPFGVGYTLNLANWRSWIVVAVAGALLWQQEQGASGDDEESVDEPVEVIVDDTDD